The Pseudomonadota bacterium genome contains the following window.
TCCTCAACATACCTCTTTGTCGTTTACGACTCATCCATTGGATAGGAGTAAAATAGCCGCACAACAAAAAGGTAAACGGAGCGGCACCATGGTACCGAGTCCGAGAAAACGACACACCCGATTGATACTCACGCTGCCGCTACTATTGGCGGCCTTGATGTTTTCTGGTCCAGCCAACAGCGAGACCTATGGCACTTCTGGTGACTGGATCATTAATGTTAACGATCATGGCAGTTGTGTTTTAAGCCGTTATGTCGGTGACCAGTTCTATGCCATCGGCGCCGAATGGGATCAGACCGCCCAGCAGTTCTACTGGACGGTGCTGTTCTATTCGCCGGAGCTGGGTGGCCTGCCGCCCGGCGGCCAGTATCCGGTCGACCTCAAGGTCAAGGATGCGCCATGGCAGATGGGCAGCACGGCAGAGATCATCAGCAGCCAGGACGTTTCCTATGTCCGGGTCGAGATCCACGACTACGATTTCGGCACGGCCTTCCGCGAGGGCTCGGTCTTTACGGTCGGCGCCGCGCGCAAGGACTATCATCTGCCCCTCGACGGTTCGGCCGCGGCCCAGGACGTCTATGTCGGCTGCTTCCTGAACAGCTTCGTTCAGCCGACCGCACAGAACCCGTTCGAGTAGGTTCAACTCACTAGGCCGTCCCCGGCGCGAAACGCGCACGGGGCCTTGCTGCGGGAGAGGCATCCTGATCCAATGCCTCTCCCATCAGCATGGCGGGGATCGGCATGTTCGCGAAGACACTGGACGGGTTGCGCGACGCGGGCGCCGAAAAAGTGCTGGGCGGCGGCAAGGTGCGTTCGACACGGTTCCTGACGGCGACCGACGGCATGGGCTTCGCCCTATCGGATGTCCGGCTCGAGACCGGCCATGAACAGGACCTCTGGTACAAGAACCACTGGGAAGCCAACTACGTCGTCGCAGGCTCCGGCCACGTCGAGGAAACCGGCACCGGCCAGACCTGGCCGCTTGAAACCGGCGTGATCTACACGGTCGGACCGAAGGACCGGCACCGTGTTGTCGCCACCAGCGACGTGCACATCATCAGCATTTTCGATCCGCCGATCACGGGCAATGAGGCGCACGATGCCGACGGGTCCTATGCGCCCAGCGGGCCGGTGCCGGCGGGCCGCGAGGCGATGTTCGTCAAAACGCTTGGCGAGCTTCGCGCGGCCGACAAGGAGATGGTCGTCGCCGGCGGCTCGGCGCGCACCGTGCGCATCTTGCTGCAAGAAGACGGCCTGGGCTTCAGCCTGTCCGACGTCAACCTGGCCGCCGGCAACCGCAACACGCTTTGGTACAAGAACCATTGGGAAGCCAACTACATTCTCGATGGGCGCGGCGAGGTCACGGACCTCACCACCGGCGAGAGCTGGTCGATGGCGCCAGGCATGATGTACTGCGTCGGTCCCGACGACCGCCACAGCATGTTTGCCGAGACCGATCTGCACCTGATCAGCGTCTTCTGTCCGGCGCTGAAGGGTGACGAGGTCCACGACGCCGAGGGCACGCTGGCGCCTTCCGGACCGGTACCGCCGGGCCCGGCCACGGCATAGATAGACCAACACAAGCAACGGGGAGACATCGATGCTGATACGCACCATGGACGATATGGAAAAGGCCGGCCGGATCGTTTCGATCTCCCATGGCCGCGCGACCGCGGTCCGGCCGCTGACCAAGTCGGACGGCATGGGCTTCAGCGTCTCGGAGGCGCGCGGGCGCGCCGGCAGCGGCAGCGATCTCTGGTACAAGAACCACTGGGAAGCCAACTACGTGCGCTCCGGCCGCGGCTGGGTCCAAGACCTGACCAGCGGCCAGAAGTGGGATCTGGAACCGGGCATGATGTACATCGTCGGCCCGAAGGACCGCCATCACATCCAAAGCAGTGACGAAGAAGCGATCAGGGTCATCAGCACCTTCAACCCGCCGATTGAAGGCGACGAGACCCACGATGACGATGGCGCCTATCCGCCGACCGGCGACATCCCGGAGGGACCCGGGCGCATGCTGGTCAGAAGCCGCGATGACGTGGCGGCCCAGGGCCTTGCCTTCTCACGCGCCGACGGCGCCAGCCGGATCGCGCGTTTCGTCACCGCCGGCGACAAGCTGGGCTTCGCCATCAGCGAGGTCCGTTTCAAACAGGGCCGCGAGGCCGACCTTTGGTACAAGAACCACTGGGAAGCGAACCTGGTGCTGGACGGCACCTTCGAAGTGACCGAGCGCAACACCGGCGATGTCCACACGATGGGGCCAGGCGCGCTCTATTGCGTTGGACCGAACGATCCCCATCACATCAAGGCGGTCACCGACGTCCGCCTGATCAGCGTCTTCAACCCGCCGCTCGAGGGCCACGAGACCCATGACGAGGACGGCGCCTATCCGCCCACCGGTCCGCTGCCGCCAGGTCCAACCGGCTAGCGCACAGCCATTCTAGTGGGCTGGCGCCGGCGACGTTCAGTCGTAACGCAAATCGGCGGCCTTGCCGCGGAACGTCGTATAGGCCAGCACGGTGTAACCGGCGATCATCGGCAGCACGACGAGCGCGCCGATCAGAATGATGAAGAGACTCTCCGGTGCGCTCGCCGCGTCGTAGATGGTCAGACGCTC
Protein-coding sequences here:
- a CDS encoding ectoine synthase yields the protein MFAKTLDGLRDAGAEKVLGGGKVRSTRFLTATDGMGFALSDVRLETGHEQDLWYKNHWEANYVVAGSGHVEETGTGQTWPLETGVIYTVGPKDRHRVVATSDVHIISIFDPPITGNEAHDADGSYAPSGPVPAGREAMFVKTLGELRAADKEMVVAGGSARTVRILLQEDGLGFSLSDVNLAAGNRNTLWYKNHWEANYILDGRGEVTDLTTGESWSMAPGMMYCVGPDDRHSMFAETDLHLISVFCPALKGDEVHDAEGTLAPSGPVPPGPATA
- a CDS encoding ectoine synthase, coding for MLIRTMDDMEKAGRIVSISHGRATAVRPLTKSDGMGFSVSEARGRAGSGSDLWYKNHWEANYVRSGRGWVQDLTSGQKWDLEPGMMYIVGPKDRHHIQSSDEEAIRVISTFNPPIEGDETHDDDGAYPPTGDIPEGPGRMLVRSRDDVAAQGLAFSRADGASRIARFVTAGDKLGFAISEVRFKQGREADLWYKNHWEANLVLDGTFEVTERNTGDVHTMGPGALYCVGPNDPHHIKAVTDVRLISVFNPPLEGHETHDEDGAYPPTGPLPPGPTG